The proteins below are encoded in one region of Purpureocillium takamizusanense chromosome 11, complete sequence:
- a CDS encoding uncharacterized protein (EggNog:ENOG503P9CH), which produces MPPTPIHVRGKRKALSDKAPKGLPGPPPKMRKSLGIVLASRATRAGATLESLPYEILESILLYSTNLSLPRASPIVGMKLSSRATLLRLFIWAFHETWEQSFGIPARQRLFHVGQMDGEKRPPFQGDHTLQSALLEQPWAKIDFILQAQQAWADRYARHRWYQHSLPRQESFNPIDHDHEGGFAHFNARECFEVDYQQARQWPAFFATSLQWRGQDVHPWTRMPMDLVSGPWDDEQLRRLFWLSRGGLKIGDQDQQRMPPWEVKLQCLDNAALSAPVPNSLVINCLMQDWIFTDLPDDVVRKQRVSLDRRIDWGADSPENKQTLRQIRIALVSLSEHEYTMPR; this is translated from the exons ATGCCTCCTACGCCCATCCACGTCAGAGGCAAGCGGAAAGCACTCTCCGACAAGGCGCCGAAAGGCttgcctggcccgccgccaaagatgcGCAAGTCGCTTGGCATCGTCCTGGCCAGCCGTGCGACTCGTGCCGGCGCAACACTCGAGTCGCTCCCGTATGAGATTCTGGAAAGCATCCTGCTCTACAGCACCAATCTCTCGCTACCTCGCGCAAGTCCCATCGTTGGCATGAAGCTTTCGAGCCGTGCGACACTGCTGCGGCTTTTCATATGGGCTTTCCACGAGACATGGGAGCAGTCATTTGGCATACCTGCCAGGCAGCGCCTCTTTCACGTCGGTCAAATGGACGGAGAGAAGCGGCCGCCCTTTCAAGGCGATCATACGCTCCAG AGTGCCCTGCTCGAGCAGCCGTGGGCCAAGATCGACTTCATCCTCCAAGCACAGCAAGCCTGGGCAGATCGCTATGCGCGTCATCGGTGGTATCAGCACAGCCTACCTCGGCAAGAAAGCTTCAATCCCATAGACCACGACCACGAAGGAGGCTTCGCCCACTTCAACGCCCGAGAGTGCTTCGAGGTCGATTACCAGCAAGCGCGGCAATGgcccgccttcttcgccaCGTCGCTGCAGTGGCGAGGCCAGGACGTCCATCCCTGGACACGGATGCCCATGGACCTTGTTTCGGGTCCGtgggacgacgagcagctgcgacGCCTCTTCTGGCTcagccgcggcgggctcaAGATCGGCGACCAAGACCAACAGCGTATGCCCCCCTGGGAGGTCAAGCTGCAGTGTCTCGACAAcgccgccttgtccgcgcCCGTCCCGAACAGCCTGGTCATCAACTGCCTGATGCAGGACTGGATCTTCACCGATTTGCCGGACGACGTCGTCAGGAAACAGCGCGTTAGTCTTGACAGGCGAATTGATTGGGGGGCAGACTCGCCAGAAAACAAGCAGACTTTGCGGCAGATTAGGATCGCGCTGGTCTCCTTGTCAGAGCATGAATACACGATGCCTCGTTGA
- the MRS2 gene encoding magnesium ion transporter (COG:P~TransMembrane:2 (i419-437o449-471i)~EggNog:ENOG503NWQA), with product MHPAARQPAPSRSLLRFLRSQAELAFQRSRHSYGTVASSAPVCGQVRPSSGTSRHKSRTRALTCGKPPLAAARFSPLNKIPTTQAPSQLGFCTTTSSKKSADPQVPKVAREPTWQERLWGSAARKGAKPLKPDDLPSHEDFEHGSSMFTSRRMMAAKAALEPRLRCTEVDENGKVILVDGEFKKTELIAKYGLLPRDLRKIDSSNLPHILIRPSAILLNLLHLKVLIKHDRVLLFDVYGSKTSYPQSAFMYDLQGKLQQKPSQGSNGLPYEFRALEAVLTSVTSEMEADFEAVREPVMHILSELEDDIDREKLRILLILSKRVSTFEQKAKLVRDALEELLEADDDLAEMYLTEKQHDLHRGLDDHTEVEMLLESYNKLTDEIVQEAGNLVSGIRNTEEIVRAILDANRNALMLLDLKFSVGTLGLAMGTFLAGLYGMNLENFIEETNWGFSAVTGVSSIFSLIVCWYGLVKLRKVQRIKMMSGERPSMPRGMSYREDGALGLLDSRNKEMLRRAHLQRAMAAKKRWMPFWG from the exons ATGCACCCAGCGGCGCGCCAGCCGGCCCCGTCCCGCAGCTTGCTCCGGTTCCTACGATCACAGGCCGAACTGGCCTTCCAGAGGTCGCGACACTCCTATGGCACGGTAGCGAGTAGCGCGCCTGTCTGTGGACAGgtgcggccgagcagcggcacGAGCAGGCACAAGTCGAGGACTCGGGCGCTCACCTGCGGGAAGCCGCctctggccgcggcgcggttCTCGCCCCTGAACAAAATCCCGACAACCCAGGCGCCCTCGCAGCTCGGTTTCTGCACCACAACTTCATCGAAAAAGTCGGCCGACCCGCAAGTGCCCAAggtcgcgcgcgagccgACCTGGCAAGAAAGGCTTTGGGGCAGCGCAGCGAGGAAGGGCGCGAAACCCCTCAAGCCGGACGACCTCCCATCACACGAAGACTTCGAGCATGGGTCGTCCATGTTCACCAGCCggaggatgatggcggccaaggcggcgctTGAACCCAGACTCCGGTGCACCGAAGTGGACGAGAACGGCAAAGTGATTTTGGTCGATGGCGAATTCAAGAAGACGGAGCTGATTGCAAAG TATGGCCTGCTGCCCCGAGACTTGCGCAAGATTGATTCGTCGAATCTGCCACACATCCTCATCCGACCCTCGGCGATTCTCCTGAACTTGCTACATCTCAAGGTCCTGATCAAGCATGACCGGGTGCTGCTCTTCGACGTCTACGGATCGAAAACCTCGTACCCACAGTCTGCCTTCATGTACGACCTGCAGGGCAAGTTGCAGCAAAAGCCGTCGCAGGGATCCAACGGCCTACCCTACGAGTTTagggccctcgaggccgtcctgACGTCGGTGACGTCCGAAATGGAAGCCGACTTCGAAGCTGTGCGGGAGCCAGTCATGCACATTCTTAGCGAACTCGAAGACGATATCGACCGGGAAAAGCTGCGCATCCTTCTCATCTTATCCAAGCGCGTGAGCACCTTTGAGCAAAAGGCGAAGCTTGTGCGGGACGCCctggaggagctcctcgaggcggacgaTGACTTGGCTGAGATGTACCTGACCGAGAAGCAACATGATCTTCACAGAGGCTTGGACGATCACACAGAAGTTGAAATGCTACTGGAGTCGTACAACAAGCTCACAGACGAAATCGTCCAGGAGGCCGGCAACCTGGTGTCGGGAATTCGCAACACGGAGGAAAT CGTACGCGCCATTCTTGATGCCAACCGCAACGCCCTCATGCTTCTGGACCTCAAATTTAGCGTAGGAACCCTTGGGCTGGCCATGGGCACgttcctcgccggcctgtACGGCATGAACCTGGAGAACTTCATCGAGGAGACCAACTGGGGTTTTAGCGCGGTAACGGGTGTATCGTCCATCTTTTCTCTCATTGTCTGTTGGTACGGCCTCGTCAAGCTGCGAAAGGTGCAGCGCATCAAGATGATGAGCGGCGAgaggccgtcgatgccgcgggGCATGTCGTACCGCGAAGATGGCGCCCTGGGCCTGTTGGACTCGCGCAACAAAGAGATGCTCCGGCGGGCTCACCTGCagcgggccatggcggcgaagaagaggtGGATGCCATTTTGGGGTTGA
- the PCL5 gene encoding PHO85 cyclin-5 (COG:S~EggNog:ENOG503NYVQ), which yields MKCDAYGSPASVASSIRYAPYNSVISASASTSTASVWSDTASQSSDDTSISTNTSDSDSCDSYCLSKRATVTASEKAASFRRSLLQREADTSVPAELRQNPRRTTAGSHARSAAPPALVRQSDRKINFVDNLVDSSTQIVEAIWPLSSVMCRNEQSSKAVLPLRTFIQETLRRSRTSYSTLQVALYYLILIKPHVPKHNFTTEQPEDRYSDRALQCGRRMFLAALILASKYLQDRNYSARAWSKISGLNTQEINQNEVAFLLAVNWKLHIADDVFQRWTEMVLKYTPPPSPPSPGGISQVIAQQTADWKQIILKLDPELTNIEGLIPQVSSKTSDLSVLSPRSILNRTQDGRPGLDTSKPLQTSTSCGTPAFMEPAPTSAYTPGRLAPSLGLLPTPRLTPQTSGFCTPAVSAASQIMGKCGAMGLAMAQANCINTAQALERFPCSSTSSPQGYCPVRRSSLANSVSTASSPESMISDTSRSSRSSSISSASSLVSATTYTSSGRGSAPSRFRATKLWNDKVCVRPTVPSVPEDYDEPCPSSSPESYTGPVHKLGDLTLETPLARREMDLDETARDPASDAARALQDLHRQASANATPIAKTGCKRSRTSSMDNTLQDNVREILSGNYEASQAGWPDSLVLSRGGVVSDSYLQFPGRPIVGAPGKRVCCSAEAASGYTSAKIHPAISLRGPGMWDGILN from the exons ATGAAGTGCGACGCGTATGGCTCACCCGCCTCCGTCGCTAGCTCCATCCGATATGCACCCTACAACTCCGTTATaagcgcctcggcgtccacTTCAACTGCTTCGGTGTGGTCCGACACTGCGTCGCAATCCTCCGACGACACCTCCATCTCCACAAACACGTCCGATTCCGATTCTTGCGACAGCTACTGTCTCTCGAAGCGggccaccgtcaccgcctccGAGAAGGCCGCTAGCTTTCGCCGCTCGCTTTTGCAGCGCGAGGCTGACACCTCCGTCCCGGCGGAGCTGCGCCAAAACCCCCGGCGCACGACGGCTGGGTCGCACGCCCGGTCGGCTGCGCCCCCCGCGCTTGTTCGGCAGTCCGATCGCAAGATCAACTTTGTCGACAACCTTGTTG ACTCGTCCACCCAGATTGTGGAGGCCATCTGGCCGCTTTCCTCGGTGATGTGCCGCAATGAGCAGAGCAGCAAAGCTGTCCTGCCGCTGCGCACCTTCATCCAGGAGACGCTTCGGCGTTCGCGCACCAGCTACTCCACGCTCCAAGTGGCTCTGTACTATCTCATCCTCATCAAGCCTCATGTGCCCAAGCACAACTTCACTACGGAGCAGCCAGAGGACCGCTACTCCGACCGCGCTCTGCAGTGCGGCCGGCGCATGTTCCTGGCTGCTCTCATCCTGGCGTCCAAATATCTCCAGGATCGCAACTATTCTGCCCGTGCCTGGAGCAAGATCTCGGGCCTCAACACCCAGGAGATCAACCAGAACGAGGTTGCTTTCCTCCTCGCTGTTAACTGGAAACTACATATCGCAGACGATGTCTTCCAGCGCTGGACGGAGATGGTTCTCAAgtacacgccgccgccgtcgccgccgtcgcccggcgGCATCTCGCAGGTCATTGCGCAGCAGACAGCGGACTGGAAGCAGATCATTCTGAAGCTGGACCCGGAGCTGACCAACATTGAGGGTCTCATCCCTCAGGTCAGCTCCAAGACCAGCGACCTTTCCGTCTTGTCCCCGCGCAGCATTCTCAACCGCACTCAGGACGGCCGCCCTGGACTTGACACTTCCAAGCCCTTGCAGACGTCCACGTCTTGCGGCACACCGGCTTTCATGGAGCCTGCGCCCACGTCCGCCTACACGCCGGGTCGTCTTGCTCCGTCCCTGGGCCTCCTGCCCACCCCGCGCCTCACTCCCCAGACCAGCGGATTTTGCACTCCTGCAGTGAGTGCTGCTTCGCAGATCATGGGAAAGTGTGGTGCAATgggcttggccatggcgcaaGCAAACTGCATCAACACGGCCCAGGCCCTGGAACGATTCCCCTGCTCAAGCACTTCGTCACCCCAGGGCTACTGCCCCGTGCGCCGCTCCTCTCTCGCCAATTCTGTCTCGACAGCGTCTTCTCCGGAGTCTATGATTTCTGATACGTCGCGTTCTTCGcggtcctcgtccatctcctctgCATCGTCTCTCGTTAGCGCGACCACCTACACCAGCTCTGGCAGGGGTAGTGCGCCGTCGCGATTCCGGGCGACGAAGCTGTGGAATGACAAGGTGTGCGTTAGACCGACGGTACCCTCAGTTCCCGAAGACTACGACGAGCCTtgcccatcgtcgtcacccgAGTCTTATACCGGCCCGGTCCATAAACTCGGTGACCTCACCTTGGAAACCCCACTGGCAAGGCGTGAGATGGATCTCGACGAGACGGCACGAGACCCAGCCTCGGATGCGGCTCGTGCTTTGCAGGACCTTCACAGACAAGCCTCGGCTAATGCTACGCCCATCGCCAAGACTGGGTGCAAGCGTAGcaggacgtcgtcgatggaCAACACCTTGCAGGACAATGTGCGCGAGATTCTCTCTGGAAACTATGAGGCATCtcaggctggctggcccgaCAGCCTTGTTCTCTCTCGAGGTGGCGTTGTCTCGGACTCATATCTTCAATTTCCTGGTCGCCCGATTGTTGGAGCACCGGGAAAGAGAGTCTGCTGCTCCGCAGAAGCCGCCAGCGGCTACACATCCGCCAAGATTCACCCGGCCATCAGCCTCCGCGGTCCCGGGATGTGGGATGGTATTCTCAACTAG